From a region of the Nostoc sp. UHCC 0870 genome:
- a CDS encoding ABC transporter permease gives MMINRRLLALLIKESTELLRNRQLVIFLTIAPIISMVIFGYVMNSNVTNLRLSILDQNQVTISRDFVDAFTANHVFLASRHTNSQQTLTQQVERGEVDAGLIIPPSFDRDLLQTGKSEVQVVVDGINAYSSGLAKGYVSQITTQFNLDLLQRYQPVSTGLEVPVQTEMTLRYNPGMLDSWFFVPGVLGAIITLSAILAAAVEAVREKDQGTLEQLLMTPVASTYILISKIVPISALLTATLLICFLVAHWVFALPFRGNLFLLLLFSILYIQIGVAIGLAISTFSENKLQTILIGIFLNIPIILLGGAVTAVNSMPLVFRWIAQINPLYHYLIILRSILLKGAGLEVWGLNAIAMIVFATVTVLVSANRYRSQLS, from the coding sequence ATGATGATAAATCGCCGCCTATTAGCTCTGTTAATCAAAGAAAGCACTGAACTATTGCGTAATCGCCAACTGGTGATTTTTCTCACGATCGCGCCGATTATTTCAATGGTGATTTTTGGCTATGTGATGAATTCCAATGTGACAAACTTACGACTGAGTATTTTGGATCAAAATCAAGTAACAATCAGCCGAGATTTTGTGGATGCGTTTACTGCAAATCATGTGTTTCTAGCATCTCGCCACACCAACAGTCAACAAACTCTCACCCAACAAGTCGAACGGGGAGAAGTCGATGCGGGATTAATCATTCCACCTAGTTTTGATCGGGATTTGCTACAAACTGGAAAATCAGAAGTTCAGGTTGTGGTTGATGGAATTAATGCCTACAGTTCTGGACTTGCAAAGGGCTATGTCAGCCAAATTACAACTCAATTTAACTTAGATTTACTCCAACGCTATCAACCTGTGTCAACTGGGTTAGAAGTCCCCGTTCAAACTGAAATGACATTGCGCTACAATCCTGGAATGCTTGATAGTTGGTTCTTTGTTCCTGGTGTACTGGGGGCAATCATCACCTTGAGTGCAATTCTGGCTGCGGCTGTGGAAGCGGTTCGAGAAAAGGATCAAGGAACACTAGAACAGTTGTTGATGACTCCAGTTGCATCGACTTATATTTTGATTTCTAAAATTGTGCCGATATCTGCTTTACTCACAGCTACATTGCTGATTTGTTTCCTTGTTGCTCACTGGGTTTTTGCCTTACCTTTTCGCGGAAATTTATTTTTATTACTGCTATTTTCTATTCTTTACATTCAGATTGGTGTTGCCATTGGACTGGCAATTTCCACATTTTCTGAGAACAAATTGCAAACAATTTTGATTGGGATATTTCTCAATATTCCCATTATTTTATTAGGCGGTGCGGTGACGGCGGTGAATAGTATGCCGCTTGTATTTCGCTGGATTGCCCAAATTAATCCGCTTTATCATTACTTGATCATTCTCCGCAGCATTCTTCTTAAAGGTGCAGGGTTGGAAGTTTGGGGTTTAAATGCGATCGCCATGATTGTATTTGCAACCGTGACAGTTCTGGTGAGTGCAAATCGCTACCGTAGTCAATTAAGTTAA
- a CDS encoding HlyD family secretion protein, producing the protein MSHTVDSSKPITIPQKSVTTPQKPDDPKIPTPKKPRRWLWILGGTVAIASVGFGIWYGFFRPQPANIIQFNGRIEGYETDVSTKGIGRVEEVTVREGDTVKKGQLLVRLSDEEVQSELSAATAQVNAAKQREAYARLQISILADQLADANLNLQQSQGDTQGKVAEANALVSTAKAVVKQEQARVLEARALVEQARVDSDRYAHLAIEGAETKQRYDVAQTFYNTAKAALQSRLAAVEAAQTAVNIAQGKLTQAQTTTLNPRRQQTNVSRFETQAQQARNTIAAAQADVKTAQANQQLIQSRLNNLTVKSPIDGVVTTRSVEPGTVVLPSRPLLRVVDLSQVYMRGFIPGGQIAQVRVGQLANVYLDNDPKHQKSFKATVTAIDSQASFTPENVYFQSDRVQQVFGVKLSLEQRERLAKPGMPADGEIPLN; encoded by the coding sequence ATGTCACATACAGTTGATTCTTCAAAACCTATTACAATTCCTCAAAAATCTGTTACAACGCCTCAAAAGCCTGACGATCCAAAAATTCCTACTCCGAAAAAACCCCGACGCTGGTTGTGGATTTTGGGCGGGACTGTGGCGATCGCATCTGTCGGCTTTGGAATATGGTATGGGTTTTTTCGTCCCCAACCTGCAAACATCATTCAATTCAATGGACGGATCGAAGGTTATGAAACCGATGTCAGCACCAAAGGCATTGGTCGGGTGGAGGAAGTTACTGTGCGAGAAGGAGATACAGTAAAAAAAGGACAATTATTAGTGCGTCTTAGTGATGAAGAAGTACAATCTGAACTGAGCGCAGCCACAGCCCAGGTAAATGCAGCAAAACAACGAGAAGCTTACGCCCGGTTACAAATCTCTATTCTCGCAGATCAACTCGCAGATGCTAATCTGAATTTACAGCAATCCCAAGGTGACACGCAAGGTAAAGTTGCGGAAGCTAACGCCCTTGTCTCAACCGCAAAGGCCGTTGTGAAACAAGAACAAGCACGAGTTTTAGAAGCGCGGGCATTAGTTGAACAGGCGCGGGTAGATAGCGATCGCTATGCCCATCTGGCGATTGAAGGAGCTGAAACCAAACAACGCTATGATGTGGCGCAAACTTTTTACAATACTGCCAAAGCTGCTTTGCAAAGCCGTTTAGCGGCTGTGGAAGCGGCACAAACAGCCGTTAATATTGCTCAGGGAAAATTGACGCAAGCACAAACCACAACCTTAAATCCAAGGCGACAACAAACTAATGTCAGCCGATTCGAGACACAAGCACAACAGGCACGCAACACAATAGCAGCTGCCCAAGCTGATGTGAAAACTGCCCAAGCGAATCAACAATTGATTCAGAGTCGCTTAAATAATCTGACGGTGAAAAGCCCGATTGATGGCGTTGTTACGACACGCAGCGTTGAACCTGGTACAGTGGTTCTACCATCGCGCCCCTTGCTGAGAGTTGTAGACTTGAGTCAAGTTTATATGCGGGGCTTTATTCCCGGTGGGCAAATTGCTCAAGTTCGCGTCGGACAACTTGCCAATGTTTATTTAGATAACGATCCCAAACACCAAAAGTCTTTTAAAGCAACCGTTACCGCTATAGATTCTCAAGCCTCCTTTACCCCAGAGAACGTTTATTTTCAGAGCGATCGCGTGCAACAGGTATTTGGTGTGAAACTGAGCTTGGAACAACGAGAAAGACTAGCAAAACCGGGAATGCCTGCGGATGGAGAAATTCCCTTGAATTAG
- a CDS encoding nuclease translates to MSQVIILDTGPLGLVTNPKLSAESIACAQWLQTHVTAGNRVIIPEIADYEVRRELLRANKIKGIARLDDLSRFLEYLPITTIAMQQAAQFWAQARQQGQPTAGDKTIDGDMILVAQAMTLAVPNVVIATTNVGHLSRFVAAELWQSIPPS, encoded by the coding sequence GTGAGCCAAGTCATTATTTTAGATACTGGCCCACTTGGTTTGGTTACAAATCCGAAGTTATCTGCTGAGAGTATTGCTTGCGCCCAATGGCTTCAGACTCACGTTACAGCAGGAAACCGCGTCATTATTCCAGAAATTGCAGATTACGAGGTTCGGCGTGAGTTATTGCGAGCAAATAAGATAAAGGGTATTGCTCGTTTAGATGATTTATCCAGGTTTCTTGAGTATTTGCCAATTACAACGATTGCAATGCAGCAAGCGGCTCAGTTTTGGGCACAAGCTCGGCAGCAAGGACAACCGACAGCAGGTGACAAAACAATTGACGGTGATATGATTTTGGTCGCTCAAGCCATGACTCTCGCAGTCCCAAATGTTGTCATTGCGACAACTAATGTGGGGCATTTGTCGAGGTTTGTTGCAGCTGAGTTGTGGCAAAGCATTCCTCCTAGTTGA
- a CDS encoding PspC domain-containing protein codes for MIYLPLISILLLVGPALAAISMTRSLTTRGHLVLLSICILYGIFPFLVTWGGMGLAERFGCSAEAVRFICPSSSWLGDVISGMFMAHWLAIFAIPSAIFGAIGLLISLILKVKRSDANTPVIPRIVFHRSRHKVFAGVCYALSQLWNLPVMGVRIVTVILAIIIPGFIFLYFWCWLAFPIESRSQQPVGEQS; via the coding sequence ATGATTTACTTGCCTTTGATTTCAATCCTGTTGCTTGTAGGACCAGCACTTGCAGCAATCTCCATGACGCGATCGCTTACCACCCGTGGACATTTAGTTTTGTTGAGTATATGTATCCTCTACGGAATTTTTCCATTCCTGGTTACTTGGGGAGGGATGGGTTTAGCTGAACGCTTTGGTTGTTCAGCAGAAGCAGTTCGCTTTATTTGTCCGTCCTCATCTTGGCTTGGAGACGTGATTTCGGGAATGTTCATGGCTCACTGGCTGGCGATTTTCGCTATTCCATCAGCCATTTTTGGTGCGATCGGACTACTGATTTCTTTGATTCTCAAGGTCAAGCGATCAGATGCTAATACTCCTGTCATACCAAGGATTGTATTTCATCGCAGTCGTCATAAAGTTTTCGCAGGTGTGTGTTATGCCCTTTCTCAGCTATGGAATTTACCAGTCATGGGTGTGCGGATTGTTACCGTTATTTTAGCGATCATCATCCCTGGATTTATTTTTCTGTACTTTTGGTGTTGGTTAGCATTCCCCATAGAATCGCGCTCTCAACAACCTGTAGGAGAACAATCATGA